AGCCGAGAACGGCGACGGCGACAGCGCCGAGGGTGAGGCTGGCGGCGACGCTTGCGGAACGCCGATGACGGATCATGGAATCAGGACCTTTCCTAACGTACGGGCACGGTGGCGGTCACCGTGGCCTGGTCGATGTCGGACGTGCGTACGGTGAACCGGAACTGCCAGTCCCCGGCGGCCGGCAGGCTGATCTCCCCGGTGGCGTGGTTGTCGGTCAGCGGCAGCAGCGGCACCTCGATCGCCTCGATCCCGGCCGCCGGCAGCGCCGCCGTGACCCGCCACTCGGCCACCGGCTGCGGCGAGCCGTCCGGCGCGTACGCGTACAGGTGCACCGAGTTGTTGCCCCGTTCGGCCGGGGTCACCTCCACCTGGAGCGAGTAGATCGGGCTGGTCAACGTGGTGCTGAACGAGGTGACCGCCGAGCCGCCGGAGTCGGCGGCGGTGGTCCGCGCCGGTGGGGTCTGCACCAGCGTCGCAGAGACCCCGAGCACCACCGCCGCGACCGCCAGCTCCAGCCACAGCGCCCGCCGCAGCGGCCGGGGCCGGGCCGCCGCGCTCCACCTGCGGACGAGCTGACGGGAGACCGCGGCCACCCCGATCACCAGCACGAACAGCACGATCTTGACGAGCAGCAGCCGACCGTAGGTGGTGCTCACCAGCTTCTCCGGGGAGCCCACCTCGATCAGGCCGTTCACCGTGCCGGCCAGCAGCAGGGCGGTCACCGCGAGCGCCGCCCAGCGCGACCAGACCGGCAGGATCGCGCCCAACTCCCGCTCGTCGGCCCGGGGCAGCAGGAACACCGCGAGCACGACCAGCCCACCCAGCCAGACGGCCATGCCTCCCAGGTGCACCGCATCCACGAAGATGGTCAGCGGCGGGGCCGGCGAGGCCGCCGCGTGCCCGGCCAACGGCCAGGTGAGCAGCGCCGCCCCGCCGAGGATCGCCAGGATCACCCGGTCGGCCCGGCCGCCCCGGCCGGACAACACCGGCCGCAGCAGCAGCGCCGAGGCCGCCAACAGCCCCAACCGGACCAGATGGGTCACCCCGAAGTCGCTGCCCAGCACGTCCCGGAAGCCGGCGCCGTCCACGTCGAACAGGCCGCCGCCGACGGTGTACGGCACCTGCGTCCAGAGGCCGGCCAGGGTGCCCAGCAGCAGCACCCCGAGCCCGGCCCAGGCGACCCGGGCCGGACCGCGCCGGTCGAGCCGGCCCGGCCAGAACACCCCGAGCATCAACAGCGGCCCGACCAGCAGGAGCAGACCCGCGTACGTGAGGAATCTGGCGACCTTGACCGCGACGCCCACCGCCGGGTCGGCGCGGCTGTCCGTGCCGGTGTCCACCGGCACGGTCGACGGCGCGCCGACCGAGTACGTGAACGCCCCCGAGACGGGGTGGCTGTCCGCCGACACCACCCGGTAGCTGACCAGGTACGTCCCGCGCGCGCCGGCCGGGTCGACGGCCACCGTGACCAGGCTGCCGGAGAAGTTCGGCTCCCCCCGGTCGGCCCGCGACCCGTCCGGCGCGATCACCCGGATCCGGTCGGGCACCTTGCGGACCGCCTCGCTGAACGTCAGCACCACCTCGGCCGGCGGGCTCGGCACCACCGTCTCGGCGGCCGGACTGCTGCTCACCAGCACCGCGTGCGCGCTCGCCGGACTGGCCGGCGCGAGCAGCAGGGCGACCAGGGTGACCAGCAGCCCGGCGGCGGCGACCAGCCGGGCCAGGGGTCGGGGGACCGTACGGCGGGGGTTCACGGCAGTCATACCGCTCATGCTCGCCGAAAAGATCCCGATCGGACCACCCCGTCTCACCCGTGCGCCGCCACGGCAGGTGTCGACAGCGGCCGATCGAGTTGGCGGGTGACCCGGCCCAGCGCCCAGAGCAGACCGGCCTGGACCACCGCCGCCAGGTGACCGATCTCGTGCACCAGGGCGGTGGTCGAGTTGGCGATGTCGACCGCGCTGGTGCCGGCCAGGCAGACGGCGAGCACGAACGCGACCGGGACGAACGCCTGGGCCCGCTCCGGCCGGTACGCGGCCAGCGCGAAGCCCACCGCGAGCGCCACGTCGAAGGAGGCCATCTCCCGGCTGACGTGCGGATCCACCCCCATGCCGAGGCCGGCGAGAAGGATCGGCAACGCCACCGCGAGCTGGGCCGCGGCGGCCACCGCCACCGCCACCCGCAGCACCTGCCGGCGGGCCCGGACGGCGGCTGTGGCGGCGGCACGCGCCGCCGCCGCCTCGGCGGCCACCGCCGCCAGCACCCCGGCGGTCAGATCGGGTACGGCCACCGGCTGCACCCGGACCAGTCGGGTCACCTGCTCGGCCCGGGTCAGCCAGCCCCGGCAGCCGGGGCAGGAATCCGTGTGCGCGTCGAGCGTGGCCGGCGGGGCGCCCGGGTCCTCGCCGTCGAGCCGCGCCGACAGCGCCGCGCGTACGTCGTCGCATGTCATGGTCGGATAGTCGGCCGGGGTTCCGGAAAAGTTCCCGACGTGGCGCATGCCATGGCCGGCCGAAGGAGCCCGTCCCGCCCCCGCCGTCCGCGTAACCTGGGGTGTCGTGATCCCCGCACCGCGTGACACCACCGAGGTCGCCCCCGACGGCGACCCGGTCGACGCCGTCCCGGCCCCCCGGGAGGCCACCGGCGGGTCCCGGGAGGCCGGCGGTTCCGGCGGGGCCGGCGGTTCCGGTGGGGCACGCGCGGCCGGCGGGGTGGACGCGACCAGGGCCGGCGGGGCGGACGCGGCGACGGCGTGGGCGCTGACCGCGCGCGGCGGAGACCCGGTCGCCCAGGCGGCCCTCGTCCGGCTCACCCAGGCCGAGGTGTGGCGGTTCGTGGCCGCGCTGACCGGGCCGGGCGACGCGGACGACCTCACCCAGGAGACCTACCTGCGGGCGTTCCGGGCGCTGCCGTCGTTCGAGGGTCGGGCGAGCGCCCGCACCTGGCTGCTCGGCATCGCCCGGCGGGCCTGCGCCGACCACCTGCGGACCGTGGTCCGCCGCCGGCGACTCGACGACCGGCTCACCGCCCAGGCGCACACCGACCGGCCGCACCCCGACCCGGCCGGGCACCTCGGCGCGAGCGACCTGCTGCGCCGCCTGCCCGACGACCGGCGGGAGGCGTTCGTGCTGACCCAGGTCCTCGGCCTGTCGTACGCGGAGGCCGCGGCGGTGGCGGGCGTGCCGGTGGGCACGATCCGCTCCCGGGTGGCCCGGGCCCGCGGCGAGCTGGTCGAGGCGGTCGGCGAGGCCCTCACCAGTTGACCGGGGAACTTCCCGCCGGATCGGAGCGACAAATGAGCGTGACCGCGACCCGAGACGCCCGACCCGTACGCTGGCCCGTCCTGCGACCGTGGCTGGGTCTCGCCTGCCGGCTCGGACTGGCCCTGGTGTGGTTCCTCGCCGGCGGCAGCAAGGTCGGTGACCTGGCCGCGTCCGGTCGCGCGGTGCACGCGTACCAGGTC
The sequence above is a segment of the Micromonospora sp. WMMD882 genome. Coding sequences within it:
- a CDS encoding copper resistance protein CopC, which codes for MSGMTAVNPRRTVPRPLARLVAAAGLLVTLVALLLAPASPASAHAVLVSSSPAAETVVPSPPAEVVLTFSEAVRKVPDRIRVIAPDGSRADRGEPNFSGSLVTVAVDPAGARGTYLVSYRVVSADSHPVSGAFTYSVGAPSTVPVDTGTDSRADPAVGVAVKVARFLTYAGLLLLVGPLLMLGVFWPGRLDRRGPARVAWAGLGVLLLGTLAGLWTQVPYTVGGGLFDVDGAGFRDVLGSDFGVTHLVRLGLLAASALLLRPVLSGRGGRADRVILAILGGAALLTWPLAGHAAASPAPPLTIFVDAVHLGGMAVWLGGLVVLAVFLLPRADERELGAILPVWSRWAALAVTALLLAGTVNGLIEVGSPEKLVSTTYGRLLLVKIVLFVLVIGVAAVSRQLVRRWSAAARPRPLRRALWLELAVAAVVLGVSATLVQTPPARTTAADSGGSAVTSFSTTLTSPIYSLQVEVTPAERGNNSVHLYAYAPDGSPQPVAEWRVTAALPAAGIEAIEVPLLPLTDNHATGEISLPAAGDWQFRFTVRTSDIDQATVTATVPVR
- a CDS encoding zf-HC2 domain-containing protein, which encodes MTCDDVRAALSARLDGEDPGAPPATLDAHTDSCPGCRGWLTRAEQVTRLVRVQPVAVPDLTAGVLAAVAAEAAAARAAATAAVRARRQVLRVAVAVAAAAQLAVALPILLAGLGMGVDPHVSREMASFDVALAVGFALAAYRPERAQAFVPVAFVLAVCLAGTSAVDIANSTTALVHEIGHLAAVVQAGLLWALGRVTRQLDRPLSTPAVAAHG
- a CDS encoding sigma-70 family RNA polymerase sigma factor, with the translated sequence MDATRAGGADAATAWALTARGGDPVAQAALVRLTQAEVWRFVAALTGPGDADDLTQETYLRAFRALPSFEGRASARTWLLGIARRACADHLRTVVRRRRLDDRLTAQAHTDRPHPDPAGHLGASDLLRRLPDDRREAFVLTQVLGLSYAEAAAVAGVPVGTIRSRVARARGELVEAVGEALTS